GCTATATTCATTTTAATTTCCTTTTTGTTGGATATTTGACACATTATCCTTGTGTCACTTGTTTATAATTGTTGAATCTGAATTACATCTACTTAAATTCAGATCACTAACATAAGAGCATGTGGATTGTATGTTTGACTTTACACGGAACTTCGACATCAACTGAAAAGTCTAGAATGGGAGGTTCCTGTGATGACTTGCATGTTTGCGTGCTGTAGATTTCCTATAAAACATTAGATTAAAATGCAGGGATACTGTGTATACAAGATATTTGATGTAGGCGTTAGATCAGATGTGTAAATTTCTATGTGACATTTATGTGGCGCTTTACCACTTGGGTTATTCTTTAGAAATTTTATAGACAGACACAGTATGGGTTATGAATCCAATATTGCAGCTTAAAAGTTTTATAGAAAGACACGGTAAGTTATTAACCCATATTTCTGATGGCTTCTGCATTTAGCTTGTTTAATTAAAAATGGAATTGTAACATATCTTCTTAGAATCTTTCGACTTGTTAACCAACTTGCTTCTCacacctttttctcttcttggTGGGGGTGCCTTAGGTTCTCTCTTGCTGCTTTTTACTTGTCTAATTATTATTACTATCGATGGTACTTGTTCCACACACTGTTCTTGGTTGctgattttttctttcttgcaacTTGAAGCATGAAAGAGTACGAGGAAAGGGCCGTATCTCTGGCACTTGATCGTCCAAAGCTCCAGGATCTTACAGAGAGACTGAAAGCTGCTCGTATGACATGCCCTCTATTTGATACAGCACGCTGGGTAAGCAATTCTGTTCTTCCTTTCTGCTGCTCCATGTGATTCAGGCGGTCCTCTGATAGACATGTAGACGTGTTTTCTCTGCTCCATTGATAGTTACTGTGTGATTACATTCTACTGTGTTATTTGATAAGCATAAAGAGCGTTCTGATTACATATTGGCAATTTTTTCAGGTGCAAAATTTGGACCGTGCTTACTTTAAGATGTGGAATATCTACTGCTCTGGCCAGCATCCTCAGCACTTCAAAGTGGCTGAGAATGATTTAGAATTCCCGTATGATCGATAGAAAGAGTTGATATAGGAGAGAGAAACAGGATTGTAGATAAGGCAACGAGAATCTAAAaaattattgttttgaagcttaGAATATGATTTGGGCTGGTAATGTTAGTAGGCTGGTTGGTTGGGCTAGTTATTCTAGTAGTTTGAGGCGATCAAACTACGATTGGACTAAAGCCGTTCTGACAAGGAGGTCAATAATATTATACAGATTCCTTGCCCAATGTTTGCTACATTTTCCTTAGTGGTTCTTGAAGCTGCCACAGGAATTTGAAGGGCCAAGAAGCTTCAGAGTTCGGGCGGTGGATTGGACACCAAATATACAACTGGATAAGCATTGTTCATTGGATTTTGCTTTTCAGAACTATGGGGCATTGAAAAGTATTGAATCGTTGCTTTGGTGGAGAAAACAAAACCGTGTGCCATTGAAAACATGCACATCCAGACGGATACGTAATACTTTTATCTAAAGCGGTTTGGTACGAGGCGAAAAACTTGTGCGTAACCGAAATGAATGGTTGATAGGAACGGGGGTCTACCACTTCGGCAATCTTTCAGACCATCCTCGATAGACTAGACACGGCGGATGACGTTTTGTTATTTTCCTGGGACGTACATCTTTTGTCTTGTTCCTTGGGCACTCATTGCTATAGACACGAGAAATCTAAGTGGAGAGATGGACTTGAGCATAACCTGCTCTTTTGGTCCTGTCATGTTGTCTAGAAGGATAGCAAAGGGAGTGTTCTGGATTCAGCAATAGATTGAAAGTGACATAAgggcaattttcttttttgttttcttgatagATAATCAAATAGAGTCCCCTCTGGAGCTCGGGTATGTTCTTCTAGTTTCCACTTTTGCTAACATGGATTGAGGGAGGGATGGGTTGGGAACTTGGGATGGTTTAGGAGGGAGtgtaagaaaaaaattttgagtatGAACTTTCTAGTCAATCACCAAGACTTTCAAGTCTTAGTTGTGGGTGGAAGGTCAAATATTATCTCCCATCAGCCGTTATCTGTGGCATGCCACTTTTAATGGTTTTCTCCGATAGTGTTTCCTAGCAGTTAGAAGATATAATAGGTTATAGAAATGTTATTattgtaacaaaaaaaaaagtatgaatTCCTTCGATGGTGTTTTTTGGCTGTTAAGTTTCCTCCCCTTCTAGAATCGGATAGAATAGATTATTAAACTATTATGTTATGATGAAATGAATTCCGATGATGTTTTCCGGCGGCTAAGTTTCTCCTCCTCTTAGAATAGGATAGAATaggttataaaaaaaaaaaaaaaaaagtgaaccattTTATGGGCGTTCGCCCATTGTTTGAGGGTGGCATAATGCTGTCACGCATGCCACTGGGAAGTGAAAACAAACCATTACTGGGAAGTGAACGGAGCTTGCTATGCTTAAATTATActtaaaagaaaacaagaatacaGAACAGTATAGAGATAAGttccctccaaaacaataatcATAATATAATATAGGAGGATAATAATCTATCCGAAATTATACCATTCACCCTGTGTTTGATTGTTCATGCGAGATTGTGAAATCATCTCCAAACTCCAGGAGCTCAAATAATTAAGCAATATTGTGGGCATCCATTCagtttatattttgaaattcagcagGTATATCAAAAAGTCTATGAAATTAACAACATAAAAGTAGCAGCaggaaaaagattaaaaaaaactcAGTAATTTATAACTTATGCAACAGATTTTAATTATTACTGGATCATATACCATATCATCATGACCACGGTCATAAATAGAcacaggaaagaaaaaaaaaaccgaacACTTAACAGCAAAGAGAATTTGGACTGAAAGGTACTGATAATCATCAGATTAGATCTCCCAAACAGTTCCAActttttcaacattttcttcttcatttagtGGCAGGGGAGGGGGAGAAGTTGAGCAACTGCCTTGGCTTAGTATGAACCCAAGGCTGAACCACCACAATGGCATCGTAAACCTTGGGAACCCCAGAAGAAGTGGTGGCCTTAATCTTGAGATAATATTTGATCCCAGCAACCACCTGCTTCTCAGCCTCCACCACAGATGTGAAGATTATAGGAGCACCACTTTCATTGTTCTTCTTCCTCAAACTCTTGTTGTACTCAGAAACACAATATTCTCCAAGTTCTTGAACTTCTTTGTTGCTCTTCACATCCTCAATCTTCTCCCTTGCTCCCACTTTCCTTCCCAAGGCATTAACTTGGAGGGTGGTGGAAAATAGTGCAAGAATGAAAAAGATCAGAAGAAAGGAAGGAAGTGTGAGTAGAGATGATGATGGTTTTGCCAttggcttttctttttctttttttcttgtggggttatttttgggttcttgattttctttcaatGTTTGTTGCGCAAAGTATGGGCTGGGGGAGCCAAAAAGATTTATAGAGAAGAGTTGAGTGATGAATGGGGAGTTGGTTTGTGGGAATGGGGTTTTTGGACACGTAAATGAAGTATGGGGGCGGTGGCAACGTCTACCGGGTGCCGCGTTTTTCTGAAACACCAGTGCTATCAGACAAAAGAATTTCAGGATTTCATGGtttttcaacatttttttaaattttatgcaTGCTTTATCTGGATTtttaaattcatcacaaacttGGACCTTATCTGTTAGTTTCGTGATGGTACAAACCGGTTTTTACCTCTGAACTTTTGTTCTTCAATTCATGCTTTTATTATATTGACACCAAAAGTTTTAACGTTAAATCAAATTGTTTTGCAAGTTTTCTTGTTGATTGATCATTTTATTATTAGGCTTTGTACATAATTTGGAATGGTTTTTACACATTTCATTATTGGAAATGAAACATCCAGTTCATTTCTATCGGTATCCAAAAGAACAATCATGATGTGGACCGGTGGAAATGGCACACTCTATGTGTGCACagatttagaaattttttttttaaagacaaattattaaattttttagtaGTTGTTGGAGGTTTTTCTTTTAGAAATATGTATAGAAAATTGTGTTTttgtctctcttttttttctttttgaataggGAGTGTTGGCAGCTATTGCTTTATTGAAAGTTACGTTGAGTTAGAAAAATAGGGGTGTGTTTATGTGTTTGCGTGAGTTGATTTTAAGGAAATGATGGTACCATTTTACCCTTtatttggagggtaaattaggaATTATCAAAATGACACAAAAAATTTACACCAATCCTTTCCTCTCgctttatatatagtatagatatagatataaataaaagaaatttagatgataaaataaaacaaaaaaaattcttgttatctaaaattaaaaaattctaGTTTTCATATACTCAAAGGATTTGTTTGGTTCATGCAATAATACAGGATTGGATTTTTAATTCTATATCATCCCGTGTTTATTTGCATTTTATATATGGACTGATACATCCCACAACTGAATTAATCTCCCATATAGGGGATAAAGTAATCTTATAGAAGGAGACGGTATGAGCATCTTGGGATGAGTAAAAGGCAGGATGATGACAATTTAGACTTATTTACCCTTACTATTAGAATAATGCTTTATTCAAACAACTATGTGCACTTACACTCTCGCTCTAATATTATCTAAATTTTGGACATTTTTTGCTCCTTTTAATAACATAACAAAATTTTGGATGAATATGCCCCtcctaataaaaaatttaaattttggactaatttgCCTATATTAATGATATATCATAGGAGTGGACTGATTACCTATACTATCAAGAAACTAAATGTTTTGCTCATTTCTCCATATTAATGAAATAACTAAAATTTTGATGGAATTTTCCCCTTATTATTAACAAAATTGCCATTTTAATGAAATAACTAAATTTTGAACTCATTACCACTATTATTAAtagaattaatttttgaaaaattggccCCTgctaaaattttaaactaatttgcccctactgaaagcaaaagtaaattttACATTAATTTGACCCTACTAGTTAAATATATAACTATATTTTCTTTTGGTCAATTTTAATTTATAAAGGTTAGACATGTTAATTAAAACTTATGAACCCATTTATAAGCTCAAACTTggcccaaaacaaaaaaaaaaaaaaaaacttatatgTTGGTTCAGGTTCGGACCATTTAAAGCTCATACATGTGTGTTGTTTACTAACATTGGGCTCATGTTCAACTTTATATAGGCCGAGTTTGGGCTTACTAAAAACTTAACACTCCTAATTGTAGTTCTATCAAAGAGGGTATTATGGTCTATAAATAAGTAATCCCACCTCA
This region of Coffea arabica cultivar ET-39 chromosome 3c, Coffea Arabica ET-39 HiFi, whole genome shotgun sequence genomic DNA includes:
- the LOC113734568 gene encoding cysteine proteinase inhibitor B; amino-acid sequence: MAKPSSSLLTLPSFLLIFFILALFSTTLQVNALGRKVGAREKIEDVKSNKEVQELGEYCVSEYNKSLRKKNNESGAPIIFTSVVEAEKQVVAGIKYYLKIKATTSSGVPKVYDAIVVVQPWVHTKPRQLLNFSPSPATK